Proteins co-encoded in one Pelodiscus sinensis isolate JC-2024 chromosome 9, ASM4963464v1, whole genome shotgun sequence genomic window:
- the TMEM275 gene encoding transmembrane protein 275 → MFSEKSSTSLSQKPSQKKTRPQGLPSPALCCACGLCIMLAGINITLVGAFAFGTFLPVNNPPIIIGPILLVVAFTFFGACCICSRRPPAHGARKSKPGSNMGLIKPGHTAFEIETSEHTVQDTTAVQLSPTNSPVSSKKSTPVHETNKTCKLFTMDGNGPAAKYTAGGESIQLNLPRDFITS, encoded by the coding sequence ATGTTCAGTGAAAAAAGCAGCACCTCTTTGTCCCAGAAACCTAGCCAGAAAAAGACCAGGCCTCAGGGGCTTCCATCTCCCGCGCTCTGCTGCGCCTGTGGACTTTGCATCATGTTAGCTGGGATCAACATCACCCTGGTGGGAGCCTTCGCGTTTGGGACCTTCCTCCCCGTGAACAACCCGCCCATCATCATAGGGCCCATCCTGCTGGTGGTGGCGTTCACGTTCTTTGGGGCCTGCTGTATCTGCAGCCGGAGGCCGCCCGCCCACGGGGCGAGGAAATCCAAGCCGGGCTCCAACATGGGGCTCATTAAACCGGGCCACACGGCCTTCGAGATCGAAACCAGCGAACACACGGTGCAGGACACCACGGCCGTGCAGCTGAGCCCAACCAACTCTCCGGTGTCCTCCAAAAAGTCCACGCCCGTCCACGAGACCAACAAGACCTGCAAACTCTTCACGATGGACGGCAATGGGCCCGCGGCCAAGTATACAGCTGGAGGGGAGTCCATCCAGCTGAACTTGCCCAGAGACTTTATCACATCCTGA